A region of Saccharococcus thermophilus DNA encodes the following proteins:
- a CDS encoding SCO family protein, with translation MKRMVLLLAIVLLAACGKTIPDAKNWPVADFTFTDQNGKPFGLKDLKGKVWVADFIFTNCETVCPPMTAHMAKLQQMAKEKGLHVEFVSFSVDPEVDTPEKLKEYAKKFNGDLSNWHLLTGYSQQEIEKFAEKNFKTIVQKPKNQDQVIHGTSFYLVDQNGKIVQTYSGVQDVPYDQILEHIKILQSS, from the coding sequence ATGAAACGAATGGTGCTTCTTCTTGCTATCGTTCTTCTTGCTGCATGCGGAAAAACAATTCCGGACGCCAAAAATTGGCCAGTTGCCGATTTTACGTTTACCGATCAAAACGGGAAACCGTTCGGCTTAAAAGATTTAAAAGGAAAAGTGTGGGTTGCCGACTTTATTTTTACTAATTGTGAGACTGTTTGTCCGCCAATGACGGCCCATATGGCTAAATTACAACAAATGGCGAAAGAAAAAGGGCTCCATGTTGAATTTGTCTCATTTAGTGTGGATCCAGAAGTAGACACACCGGAAAAGTTAAAAGAGTATGCGAAAAAATTTAACGGTGATTTATCAAACTGGCATTTGCTTACAGGATACAGCCAGCAAGAAATTGAGAAATTTGCCGAGAAAAATTTTAAAACGATTGTGCAAAAGCCGAAAAACCAAGATCAAGTCATCCACGGAACGAGCTTTTATTTAGTGGACCAAAACGGCAAGATTGTGCAGACATACAGTGGAGTGCAAGACGTTCCGTATGATCAAATTTTAGAGCATATTAAAATTTTGCAATCGTCATAA
- a CDS encoding GDSL-type esterase/lipase family protein, translated as MKKWGLLFLLFIYCAGCSSQQVFSDKPERQTKHASQQSAEDFLPKDIHVLALGDSLTEGVGDRQGRGGYVGRLQQRLKQHKGVRTVSVVNLGKRGLQLNQLDAVVHQHVAQIKRADLILMTIGGNDIMKVVRSHFFNLSYELFAKEQKRFAERLDHLLATIHAANPDATIVLVGLYNPFSSSLPNIPEINKVIDQWNNGSNQVLKHYDCTIFVNVKDLFDNRDDMLYSDEFHPNEIGYEQIARRVYDKLKKHEEMWLRRSKQ; from the coding sequence GTGAAAAAATGGGGATTGCTTTTTTTGTTATTTATTTATTGTGCAGGATGTTCCTCACAGCAGGTATTCAGCGACAAGCCTGAACGGCAAACAAAACATGCATCGCAGCAAAGTGCGGAAGACTTTTTGCCAAAAGATATTCACGTTCTTGCCCTCGGCGATTCGCTGACGGAAGGGGTAGGGGATCGCCAAGGACGGGGAGGCTATGTTGGCCGTTTGCAGCAACGACTAAAACAGCATAAAGGAGTGCGGACGGTTTCCGTCGTCAATTTAGGAAAGCGGGGACTGCAACTGAACCAGCTTGACGCGGTCGTCCATCAACATGTAGCGCAAATAAAACGAGCCGATTTAATTTTGATGACGATCGGCGGCAATGACATCATGAAAGTTGTCCGTTCGCATTTTTTTAATTTGTCGTACGAGCTGTTTGCCAAAGAGCAAAAGCGGTTTGCGGAGCGGTTAGATCATTTGTTGGCCACGATTCACGCCGCCAATCCCGATGCTACCATCGTGCTTGTCGGGCTATATAATCCGTTTTCTAGCTCGCTGCCGAATATCCCTGAAATTAATAAGGTGATTGATCAATGGAATAACGGCAGCAACCAAGTATTAAAACACTATGATTGTACGATATTTGTGAATGTGAAAGATTTATTTGACAACCGCGATGATATGTTATACAGTGACGAGTTTCATCCGAATGAAATCGGCTATGAACAAATCGCAAGACGAGTATATGACAAGCTGAAAAAACATGAAGAGATGTGGCTAAGGAGATCGAAGCAATGA
- a CDS encoding YpmS family protein codes for MNWKKWFWALVILDIAVVALFAAWLFQPAKPISVPPPKKVKGAAFTVYSNKEHLNTVINDYIRKKTKDHPVQYRVWLNDRVYVASKLSVFGRKVDFVVSFIPKVVKGGNVELQSPQISLGDWQLPITYVLRYLRNHASLPDEVMIDPAANRVYVALTDIRFGNGYQISAKKINLVKDEIVFTLTIPTSAKAKQ; via the coding sequence ATGAATTGGAAAAAGTGGTTTTGGGCATTAGTGATATTGGACATTGCCGTTGTCGCGTTGTTTGCGGCGTGGCTGTTTCAGCCGGCTAAGCCGATTTCGGTGCCGCCGCCAAAAAAAGTAAAAGGGGCGGCGTTTACCGTATATTCGAACAAAGAACATTTGAATACGGTGATCAATGATTATATTCGCAAAAAGACAAAAGATCATCCGGTGCAATATCGGGTTTGGCTCAATGACCGCGTGTATGTGGCAAGCAAGCTCTCGGTATTTGGCCGGAAGGTAGACTTTGTCGTTTCCTTTATTCCGAAAGTGGTCAAAGGAGGAAATGTGGAGCTGCAAAGCCCGCAAATATCGCTCGGCGACTGGCAGCTTCCGATCACGTACGTATTAAGATATTTGCGAAATCATGCGTCATTGCCGGATGAAGTGATGATTGACCCAGCGGCAAACCGCGTGTATGTGGCGCTTACCGATATTCGTTTCGGCAATGGCTATCAAATTTCCGCGAAAAAAATTAATTTGGTAAAAGACGAAATTGTATTTA